One segment of Alistipes finegoldii DSM 17242 DNA contains the following:
- a CDS encoding IS4 family transposase, which translates to MKATDSKDLVKVNQILPIMQEYFGKSMNLACIKLMAYMLHALCVVQTVSLHKLASAMPTSVERDSNLRRIQRFIANYALNLDLVARMIFSLLPVKDGLVLSMDRTNWKFGEFYINILTLGITYKGIAFPLLFSLLDKRGNSNWEERKDIMERFFRLFGHDCTDCLVADREFIGKEWIGWLNDNRIRYYIRIRQDVWVVKPSTGERIRAWSLFNSLKVGQEKFYNKLFLHKGQYVYLAGSRIKNSDGIPELQILLCFNRPEDGVATYKKRWEIETAFRAMKSSGFNIEDTHLRDRGRIARLFAIVCIAFVWAYLVGEHKDIYVKPIKILKHGRRAKSLVKYGLEEISNVLFRPTYTPKFDVFKILSCT; encoded by the coding sequence ATGAAGGCTACTGATTCCAAGGACTTGGTCAAAGTTAACCAAATCCTCCCGATTATGCAAGAGTATTTTGGAAAATCGATGAATCTGGCCTGCATAAAGCTTATGGCTTACATGCTCCATGCACTTTGTGTGGTGCAGACTGTGAGCCTTCACAAACTGGCTTCGGCAATGCCTACGTCGGTTGAGCGTGATTCCAATCTGCGCCGCATTCAGCGATTCATTGCCAACTATGCCTTGAACCTCGACCTGGTAGCAAGGATGATCTTCTCGTTGCTTCCTGTTAAGGACGGTTTGGTTCTGAGTATGGACCGCACCAACTGGAAGTTCGGAGAGTTCTACATCAATATACTCACCCTCGGCATCACCTACAAGGGTATTGCCTTTCCATTGCTGTTCAGCCTTTTGGACAAGCGCGGAAATTCCAATTGGGAAGAACGCAAGGATATCATGGAGCGGTTCTTCCGACTTTTTGGACATGACTGTACCGACTGCCTTGTGGCCGACCGCGAGTTTATCGGCAAGGAGTGGATAGGCTGGCTTAACGACAACAGAATTCGATACTATATCCGTATCCGGCAGGACGTTTGGGTTGTCAAGCCTTCCACAGGAGAAAGAATTAGAGCATGGTCGCTCTTCAATTCCCTCAAAGTCGGACAGGAGAAATTCTACAACAAGCTCTTTTTGCACAAAGGGCAGTATGTCTATCTCGCCGGAAGTCGAATCAAGAACTCTGACGGGATACCCGAACTTCAGATTCTGCTCTGTTTCAACCGACCTGAAGATGGAGTTGCGACCTATAAAAAACGCTGGGAGATTGAAACGGCATTCCGTGCCATGAAATCTTCGGGCTTCAATATCGAGGACACCCACCTGCGCGACAGAGGGCGCATCGCGCGTCTGTTTGCGATAGTCTGCATTGCTTTTGTATGGGCGTATCTAGTTGGTGAACATAAAGATATATACGTTAAACCGATAAAAATTCTGAAGCATGGACGAAGGGCTAAGTCTTTGGTCAAGTATGGTCTTGAGGAAATCTCAAACGTGCTTTTCCGACCGACATACACACCTAAATTCGATGTATTCAAAATTTTGTCATGTACTTAA
- a CDS encoding AMP-binding protein, producing MLQENLIKIYETSFRDNREMPALTDYFKGETFSYYEMAKEVAKLHLLFKKAGIRQGDKIALIGRNNPRWCITYIATITYGAVIVPILQDFTPADIIHIINHSESRMLFLGDNFWDNIEEEQIRQIEAVFSLTDFHTIYERDGKALTKFQRDILKNYRSKYPRGFSINDIKYPEIPNDQVILLNYTSGTTGYSKGVMLTVNNLTGNVIFAQRMINTQTGTFYFRKGGRTLSFLPLAHAYGCAFDFLSPLAVGGHITLLGKIPSPKILLEAMGVVRPTVICCVPMILEKVYRKQVMPMLEKGPMSIAVKIPLLNTAIYSVIRKKLLEAFGNNVDIFIVGGAPMNQETEAFLMKIKFPITIGYGMTECAPLISFTPDNEFKAGSCGRYLHEQLEVKIDSPDPQHEAGEIIVRGEHVMKGYYKNEKDTEKVLEPDGWLHTGDMATMDPDGTLYIRGRSKTMILSGSGQNIYPEEIEDKLNNMYLVLESLILETENGKLKALVVPDYEQAELEGVDKNDLPQIMQNNLTELNTLLAAYERVSELAIYPTEFEKTPKRSIKRYLYSPSLLTK from the coding sequence ATGTTACAGGAGAATCTGATCAAAATATACGAAACCAGTTTCCGCGACAATCGTGAAATGCCCGCCCTGACCGATTATTTCAAGGGCGAAACTTTTTCGTATTACGAGATGGCCAAGGAGGTCGCCAAGCTGCACCTCCTCTTCAAAAAGGCCGGCATCAGGCAGGGCGACAAAATCGCCCTCATAGGCCGCAACAATCCCCGCTGGTGCATCACCTACATAGCCACGATCACATACGGAGCGGTCATCGTCCCGATCCTGCAGGATTTCACCCCCGCCGACATCATCCACATCATCAACCACTCGGAGAGCCGCATGCTCTTCTTGGGCGACAACTTCTGGGACAATATCGAAGAGGAGCAGATCCGGCAGATCGAAGCCGTCTTTTCGCTGACCGACTTCCATACCATTTACGAACGCGACGGCAAGGCGCTCACCAAGTTCCAGCGCGACATCCTGAAGAATTACCGCTCGAAATATCCGCGCGGATTCAGCATAAACGACATCAAATACCCCGAAATTCCCAACGATCAGGTGATCCTGCTCAATTACACGTCGGGAACCACGGGATACTCGAAGGGCGTCATGCTCACGGTGAACAACCTGACGGGCAACGTGATTTTCGCCCAGCGGATGATCAACACCCAGACCGGCACCTTCTATTTCCGCAAAGGCGGGCGCACGCTGTCGTTCCTGCCGCTGGCGCACGCCTACGGCTGCGCGTTCGACTTCCTTTCGCCGCTGGCCGTGGGCGGACACATCACCCTGCTGGGCAAGATTCCGTCGCCCAAGATTCTGCTCGAAGCCATGGGCGTCGTAAGACCGACGGTCATCTGCTGCGTGCCGATGATTCTCGAAAAGGTCTACCGCAAGCAGGTGATGCCGATGCTCGAAAAAGGCCCCATGTCGATCGCCGTGAAGATTCCGCTGCTCAACACGGCCATCTACTCGGTGATCCGCAAAAAACTGCTGGAGGCCTTCGGCAACAACGTAGACATATTCATCGTCGGCGGCGCACCGATGAATCAGGAGACCGAAGCGTTCCTGATGAAGATCAAGTTCCCGATCACCATCGGCTACGGCATGACCGAGTGCGCGCCGCTCATCAGCTTCACGCCCGACAACGAGTTCAAGGCCGGATCGTGCGGGCGCTACCTGCACGAACAGCTCGAAGTGAAGATCGACTCGCCCGACCCGCAGCACGAAGCGGGCGAAATCATCGTCCGCGGCGAACATGTGATGAAGGGATATTACAAGAACGAAAAGGACACCGAAAAGGTCCTCGAACCCGACGGGTGGCTGCATACGGGCGACATGGCCACGATGGACCCCGACGGCACGCTCTACATCCGGGGCCGTTCGAAGACGATGATCCTCTCCGGCAGCGGACAGAACATCTACCCGGAGGAGATCGAGGACAAGCTCAACAACATGTATCTCGTGCTGGAGTCGCTCATACTGGAAACCGAAAACGGAAAGCTCAAGGCGCTGGTCGTCCCCGATTACGAGCAGGCCGAGCTGGAAGGCGTGGACAAGAACGACCTGCCGCAGATCATGCAGAACAACCTCACGGAGCTGAATACGCTGCTGGCGGCGTACGAACGCGTCTCGGAGCTGGCAATTTATCCGACCGAGTTCGAAAAAACACCAAAACGCAGTATCAAACGTTATCTATACAGTCCGTCGCTATTGACCAAATAA
- the plsY gene encoding glycerol-3-phosphate 1-O-acyltransferase PlsY, producing the protein MILTYYTATTLIIIAYLLGSIPSAVWIGKKYYGIDIREHGSKNAGTTNMLRVLGKRAALPVFGLDVLKGFVAVTIIDLMKYDSVFADGANETWFYILRFIAVFAAVLGHIFPIFAGFRGGKGVATLVGAIMGVNAPLVLLCFGVWFLVLMITHYVSLASMVAGCSFPIFTLISPKVNHLVPFVVFSFIIAVLLIYTHRKNIERLKAGTESKIYIWKPRHVKQQPPKPEKKEE; encoded by the coding sequence ATGATTCTGACATATTACACCGCCACGACCCTGATTATCATCGCCTATCTGCTGGGTTCGATTCCGAGTGCCGTGTGGATCGGCAAAAAATATTACGGCATCGACATCCGCGAACACGGCAGCAAAAACGCCGGCACGACCAACATGCTGCGCGTGCTGGGCAAGCGCGCGGCCCTGCCCGTTTTCGGACTGGACGTGCTGAAGGGATTCGTCGCCGTGACGATCATCGACCTGATGAAATACGACAGCGTTTTCGCCGACGGCGCAAACGAAACGTGGTTCTACATCCTGCGCTTCATCGCCGTATTCGCCGCCGTTCTGGGGCATATCTTCCCGATCTTCGCCGGATTCCGCGGCGGCAAGGGCGTGGCGACGCTCGTCGGCGCCATCATGGGCGTAAACGCCCCGCTGGTGCTGCTCTGCTTCGGCGTCTGGTTCCTCGTGTTGATGATTACGCACTACGTATCGCTGGCCTCGATGGTCGCAGGGTGCAGCTTCCCCATTTTCACGCTCATTTCGCCGAAAGTGAACCATCTGGTTCCGTTCGTCGTGTTCTCGTTCATCATCGCCGTGCTGCTGATCTACACGCACCGCAAAAATATCGAAAGGCTCAAGGCCGGCACGGAATCGAAAATCTACATCTGGAAACCCCGCCACGTGAAACAGCAGCCCCCCAAGCCGGAAAAGAAAGAGGAATAA
- a CDS encoding YitT family protein, which translates to MNTKALLEPMGSWAWWRSWFLIFLGCSIMGAGFVLFVNPYNFVPGGVYGMGIVLHNIFPSIQVGTFGYMFDVPLMLTAMLVFGGQFGTRTVLAALYTPGFMNVLTRLVYPDAAAVESLDPALLLGGRLDLSNDLLLTCIIGAVVIGIGQGVVVRQQATTGGTDIVAMLLQKFAGIKFSTGILLADGFVVLSGLAVIGFGLGTGDAASNGWMLTLYSLITIYITSRVIAYLLNGASYDKLLFIISDHHEQLKRFIIEDLDRSATYIKSKGMYTDALRDMIFLVVSRKEVRLVQHKIKEIDPSAFVVVTDAYETFGEGFKQFPDKNEIHAE; encoded by the coding sequence ATGAATACAAAGGCTTTGCTGGAGCCGATGGGGTCGTGGGCGTGGTGGCGCTCGTGGTTCCTGATTTTTCTCGGCTGTTCGATCATGGGCGCGGGTTTCGTGCTGTTCGTCAATCCCTACAATTTCGTGCCGGGAGGTGTCTACGGTATGGGTATCGTACTCCACAACATTTTCCCGTCGATTCAGGTCGGTACGTTCGGCTATATGTTCGACGTGCCGCTGATGCTCACCGCGATGCTGGTTTTCGGCGGGCAGTTCGGTACGCGCACGGTGCTGGCTGCGCTCTATACGCCCGGTTTCATGAACGTGCTGACGCGGCTGGTCTATCCCGACGCCGCGGCCGTCGAGAGTCTCGATCCGGCGTTGTTGCTGGGCGGCCGGCTCGACCTGTCGAACGACCTGCTGCTGACGTGTATCATCGGCGCCGTGGTCATCGGTATCGGGCAGGGCGTCGTCGTGCGCCAGCAGGCGACTACGGGCGGCACGGACATCGTGGCGATGCTGCTGCAGAAGTTTGCCGGCATCAAGTTCTCGACCGGCATCCTGCTCGCCGACGGTTTCGTCGTGCTGTCGGGTCTGGCCGTTATCGGTTTCGGACTGGGTACGGGCGACGCTGCTTCCAACGGCTGGATGTTGACGCTCTATTCGCTCATCACGATCTACATCACCTCGCGCGTGATCGCCTATCTGCTGAACGGCGCGTCGTACGACAAACTGCTGTTCATCATCAGCGACCACCACGAGCAGCTCAAGCGCTTCATCATCGAAGACCTTGACCGCAGCGCCACTTATATCAAGTCGAAAGGCATGTACACCGACGCGCTGCGCGACATGATCTTTTTGGTGGTCAGCCGCAAGGAGGTGCGGCTCGTGCAGCACAAGATCAAGGAGATCGACCCTTCGGCGTTCGTGGTGGTGACCGACGCCTACGAGACTTTCGGCGAGGGCTTCAAGCAGTTCCCCGACAAGAACGAGATTCATGCCGAATAA
- the miaB gene encoding tRNA (N6-isopentenyl adenosine(37)-C2)-methylthiotransferase MiaB, whose protein sequence is MPNNRNENVELRLDTNTLRPLSGAGRKLFVETYGCQMNVGDTEIVVSVMQREGYVYTERIDEADVILINTCSIRDNAEQRIWGRLAEMKRYRRANPGLVVGVIGCMAERLKEKLVEGPHGVDVVAGPDAYRDLPRLVREAEAGGKGVNVLLSTEETYAEIAPVRLDRNGVSAFVAIMRGCNNFCSYCVVPYTRGRERSRDPETILAEVRTLFGNGYREVTLLGQNVNSYRFGEVDFPGLMRRVASISPLLRVRFATSHPKDISDRLLEVMAEMPNICRAIHLPAQSGASSMLARMNRKYTREWYLDRVAAIRRYLPDCAVTTDLIAGFSGETEEEHAATLSLMREVGYEFAYMFKYSERPGTYAHKHLPDDVPEEVKSARLAEIIALQNELSRASNLRDVGREFEVLVEGTSKRDENQLSGRTSQNKVVVFDRGGHGVGDYVRVRITGCTPATLFGEEISEG, encoded by the coding sequence ATGCCGAATAACAGAAACGAAAACGTGGAATTAAGACTCGATACGAATACATTGCGCCCCCTGTCGGGCGCCGGACGCAAACTTTTTGTCGAAACCTACGGCTGCCAGATGAATGTCGGCGACACCGAGATCGTGGTCTCCGTGATGCAGCGCGAAGGGTACGTATATACCGAGCGGATCGACGAGGCGGACGTTATCCTGATCAACACCTGTTCGATCCGCGACAATGCCGAACAGCGCATCTGGGGCCGTCTGGCCGAGATGAAACGCTACCGCCGGGCCAACCCCGGACTGGTCGTGGGTGTCATCGGCTGTATGGCCGAGCGCCTGAAGGAGAAGCTGGTCGAAGGACCGCACGGCGTCGATGTCGTGGCCGGGCCTGACGCCTACCGCGACCTGCCCCGGCTTGTGCGCGAAGCCGAAGCGGGCGGCAAGGGCGTCAATGTCCTGCTCTCGACCGAGGAGACCTATGCCGAGATCGCTCCCGTGCGGCTCGACCGCAACGGCGTAAGCGCCTTCGTCGCCATCATGCGCGGCTGCAACAACTTCTGCTCATACTGCGTGGTGCCCTATACCCGCGGCCGCGAACGCAGCCGCGATCCCGAAACCATTCTCGCGGAGGTCCGGACGCTGTTCGGGAACGGCTACCGCGAGGTGACGCTGCTGGGGCAGAACGTCAACTCCTACCGCTTCGGCGAGGTGGACTTTCCCGGCCTGATGCGCCGCGTGGCCTCCATTTCGCCCCTGCTGCGCGTGCGTTTCGCCACGTCGCACCCCAAGGATATCAGCGACCGCCTGCTGGAGGTCATGGCCGAAATGCCCAATATCTGCCGTGCGATCCATCTGCCCGCCCAGTCGGGTGCCTCGTCGATGCTCGCGCGCATGAACCGCAAATATACCCGCGAATGGTACCTCGACCGGGTCGCGGCCATCCGCCGCTACCTGCCCGACTGCGCCGTTACGACCGACCTGATCGCCGGATTTTCGGGCGAGACGGAGGAGGAGCACGCCGCGACGCTCTCGCTGATGCGCGAGGTCGGCTACGAGTTCGCCTATATGTTCAAATATTCGGAGCGCCCCGGCACTTACGCGCACAAGCACCTGCCCGACGACGTGCCCGAAGAGGTGAAGTCGGCGCGGCTGGCCGAAATCATCGCCCTGCAGAACGAACTGAGCCGCGCGAGCAACCTGCGCGACGTGGGGCGCGAATTCGAAGTGCTGGTCGAGGGAACGTCCAAGCGCGACGAGAACCAGCTTTCGGGCCGTACCTCGCAGAACAAGGTCGTGGTCTTCGACCGCGGCGGCCACGGCGTCGGCGACTATGTGCGGGTCCGCATCACGGGCTGCACTCCCGCGACGCTTTTCGGAGAAGAAATTTCAGAAGGATAA
- a CDS encoding DEAD/DEAH box helicase, giving the protein MRFDELELEDEILDGLYDMNFQEMTPVQEHTIPVILEGRDIIGCAQTGTGKTAAYTLPLLNRLLLEGNEDNVIKSVIIVPTRELAQQIDQQFQGFSYYLPISTTVVYGGGDGKGWDVQKRGMLMGSDVVIATPGRMISHIQNSGIDLSHVECLILDEADRMLDMGFSEDIMKIVSYMPKERQTIMFSATLPPKIRELAKTILRNPAEVNIAISKPNEAIDQSAYVCYENQKLDIIREMFAEPTESKTIIFSSSKMKVKELAHTLKRMKLNVAAMHSDLEQAQREEVMLDFKNNKVSILVATDIVARGIDIEDIGLVINYDVPHDPEDYIHRIGRTARAAATGAAVTFVSEEEQGKFHAIEKFIERDIRKAELPASVGEGPKYAPDENRGRFGRGGRGGRGGSGRGGSGRGRGRGDKGDGGRSSRGDGDRNRDRRGDRERAAAAPAENGAGTPQAAPADNDHASGRGEGNRGTRDRKRHRGGRNRNRNRGGNPQEGGATPAAN; this is encoded by the coding sequence ATGCGATTTGACGAACTTGAGTTGGAGGATGAGATCCTCGACGGACTCTACGATATGAATTTTCAGGAGATGACTCCGGTGCAGGAACACACGATCCCGGTGATTCTCGAAGGCCGCGACATCATCGGATGCGCGCAGACGGGAACGGGCAAGACGGCGGCCTACACGCTGCCGTTGCTGAACCGGCTGCTGCTCGAAGGCAACGAAGACAATGTGATAAAATCGGTGATCATCGTGCCCACGCGCGAACTGGCGCAGCAGATAGACCAGCAGTTTCAGGGCTTTTCCTATTACCTGCCCATCTCGACCACGGTCGTTTACGGCGGCGGCGACGGCAAGGGCTGGGACGTGCAGAAGCGGGGTATGCTGATGGGGTCGGACGTGGTCATCGCCACTCCCGGCCGCATGATTTCGCATATCCAGAACAGCGGCATCGACCTCTCGCATGTCGAATGCCTGATTCTCGACGAAGCCGACCGCATGCTCGACATGGGTTTCAGCGAGGACATCATGAAGATCGTCTCGTACATGCCAAAGGAGCGGCAGACGATCATGTTCTCGGCGACGCTGCCCCCGAAGATCCGCGAACTGGCCAAGACCATTCTGCGCAATCCCGCCGAGGTGAATATCGCCATTTCGAAACCCAACGAGGCTATCGACCAGTCGGCCTATGTCTGCTATGAGAACCAGAAGCTGGACATCATCCGCGAGATGTTCGCCGAGCCGACCGAGTCGAAGACGATCATCTTCTCGTCGTCGAAGATGAAGGTCAAGGAGCTGGCCCATACGCTCAAACGCATGAAACTCAACGTGGCGGCCATGCACTCCGATCTGGAGCAGGCCCAGCGCGAGGAGGTGATGCTCGACTTCAAGAACAACAAGGTCTCGATCCTCGTGGCCACCGACATCGTGGCGCGCGGCATTGACATCGAGGACATCGGACTGGTCATCAATTACGACGTGCCGCACGACCCCGAAGATTATATCCACCGCATCGGCCGTACGGCGCGTGCCGCGGCGACCGGCGCTGCCGTGACCTTCGTCAGCGAGGAGGAACAGGGGAAATTCCACGCCATCGAGAAGTTTATCGAGCGGGATATCCGCAAAGCCGAACTGCCCGCAAGCGTGGGCGAAGGCCCGAAATACGCACCCGACGAAAACCGCGGACGTTTCGGCCGCGGCGGCAGGGGCGGCCGTGGGGGATCGGGACGCGGAGGTTCCGGCCGCGGCCGTGGACGCGGCGATAAAGGCGACGGAGGACGCTCAAGCAGGGGCGACGGCGACCGTAACCGCGACCGTCGCGGCGACAGAGAGCGTGCAGCTGCGGCGCCGGCCGAAAACGGCGCCGGGACTCCGCAGGCTGCGCCGGCGGATAACGACCATGCATCGGGCCGCGGCGAAGGCAACCGCGGAACGCGCGACCGCAAACGCCATCGCGGCGGCCGTAACCGCAATCGCAACCGCGGCGGAAATCCGCAGGAGGGCGGGGCTACGCCGGCGGCGAATTAG
- the der gene encoding ribosome biogenesis GTPase Der — protein MSLVAIVGRPNVGKSTLFNRLVGQRKAIVDATAGTTRDRHYGKTDWNGKEFSVIDTGGYTVNSEDIFEDEIRRQVLLAIDEADVILFLVEVATGITDLDQLMADILRRTSKKVILVCNKVDNNDQIYSSHEFYALGLGDPFCISSMSGSGTGDLMDAILAALPAETVPEEDEDLPHITIVGRPNVGKSSMTNALLGEERNIVTSIAGTTRDSIHTRYNKFGMDFYLVDTAGMRKKGKAMEDLEFYSVMRSIRAIENSDVCILMLDAQQGLESQDLNIHNLIVRNRKGCVIVVNKWDLIEKDNNTMKEWTEFLKKKLAPFNDIPIIFTSVLSKQRIFDVLQTAIRVYQSRKRRISTSELNDFLLPLIENYPPPATKGKYIKIKYVTQLPTPTPQFAFFVNLPQYIKEPYRRFLENNIRDHWDFAGVPMQIYFRQK, from the coding sequence ATGAGCCTTGTAGCAATCGTGGGCCGTCCTAACGTCGGCAAAAGCACCCTCTTCAACCGTCTGGTGGGCCAGCGGAAGGCCATCGTCGATGCGACGGCCGGCACCACCCGCGACCGCCACTACGGCAAAACGGACTGGAACGGAAAGGAATTTTCGGTGATCGACACCGGCGGCTACACCGTCAATTCGGAGGATATTTTCGAAGACGAAATCCGCCGTCAGGTACTGCTGGCCATCGACGAGGCCGACGTGATCCTCTTTCTGGTGGAGGTTGCGACCGGCATCACCGACCTCGACCAGCTGATGGCCGATATCCTGCGCCGCACCTCGAAAAAGGTGATCCTCGTCTGCAACAAAGTGGACAACAACGACCAGATCTACTCCTCGCACGAGTTCTACGCCCTCGGTTTGGGCGATCCGTTCTGCATCAGTTCGATGAGCGGCAGCGGTACGGGCGACCTGATGGACGCCATCCTCGCGGCGCTGCCCGCGGAGACCGTCCCCGAAGAGGACGAGGACCTGCCCCATATCACCATCGTCGGCCGTCCCAACGTCGGCAAGTCGTCGATGACCAACGCGCTGCTGGGCGAGGAACGCAACATCGTGACCTCGATCGCCGGCACCACCCGCGACTCGATCCACACCCGCTACAACAAGTTCGGCATGGATTTCTACCTCGTGGACACGGCAGGCATGCGCAAGAAGGGCAAGGCGATGGAGGACCTCGAATTCTACTCGGTGATGCGCTCGATCCGCGCCATCGAGAATTCCGACGTCTGCATCCTGATGCTCGACGCCCAGCAGGGACTCGAATCGCAGGACCTCAACATCCACAACCTGATCGTCCGCAACCGCAAGGGTTGCGTGATCGTGGTCAACAAGTGGGACCTCATAGAGAAAGACAACAACACGATGAAGGAGTGGACGGAGTTCCTGAAAAAGAAACTCGCGCCGTTCAACGACATTCCGATCATCTTCACCTCGGTACTCAGCAAACAGCGCATATTCGACGTGCTCCAGACCGCGATCCGGGTCTACCAGTCGCGCAAACGCCGCATCTCGACCTCGGAACTGAACGATTTCCTGCTGCCGCTGATCGAGAACTATCCGCCCCCCGCGACCAAGGGCAAATACATCAAGATCAAGTACGTGACCCAGCTCCCGACGCCCACGCCGCAGTTCGCGTTTTTCGTCAACCTGCCGCAGTACATCAAGGAGCCGTACCGCCGGTTCCTCGAAAACAACATCCGCGACCACTGGGATTTCGCCGGGGTGCCGATGCAGATTTATTTCCGGCAGAAGTAA
- a CDS encoding cation:proton antiporter, whose product MFQFAHIAPITLPLEDPILKFLLILIIILAAPLLLNKLKIPYLLGLIIAGAVIGPHGLNLVLRDSSIILSGTAGLLYIMFLSGLDMDTSDFKKSGWRSLVFGLYTFCVPLALGILAGYYIMGFPIYSSILLAGLFASQTLIAYPIVSKLGISRDKAVTIAVGGTVITDTLALLLLTVIVGMATGNVDESFWWRLSASVLLCIGIILFLFPLLAHWFFKQCSDNVSQYIFVLAMVFLGAYLAQLAGLEPIIGAFLSGLALNRLIPRTSPLMNRIEFVGNAIFIPFFLIGVGMLIDYRAFFRDWESIEVALIMIVLITAAKYIAAYLTQKTFRLSPDQRTVIFGLSSAHVAATLAAVMVGYNVILGHTPDGEPIRLLSESVLNGTILMILATCTVSTFATQRGAHNIAMRNAQDDDEQPQQEDHILIPVANEQTVSELVSLSTTLKKAKSRNGLYALNAIDNKIEDPTVEKRGRKILDTAAKAAAASDNYLQALLRYDVNIANAIVSVVKERSITDIVMGMHHDRTPGGSGIGRMAADVLGQSNVTTYLYHPAQPLPTIKRHLVVVPEKAEKEAGFQMWIQKLRNIADNSGARIVFYAPESTMQYLRPTRGKRSAKAEYVVSNPWDDLTALTYETKRDDCLWVVMSRRERVSYHPAMSKVPACMEQFFADNSFVLVYPVQAGDTESWYI is encoded by the coding sequence ATGTTTCAATTCGCCCATATAGCACCGATAACACTGCCGCTCGAAGACCCGATCCTGAAGTTTCTGCTGATTCTGATCATCATTCTGGCGGCGCCGCTGCTCCTGAACAAGCTGAAGATCCCCTATCTTTTGGGGCTGATAATCGCCGGCGCGGTTATCGGCCCTCACGGACTCAACCTCGTGCTGCGCGACAGCAGCATCATCCTTTCGGGGACCGCCGGCCTGCTCTACATCATGTTTCTTTCGGGACTGGACATGGATACGTCCGACTTCAAAAAAAGCGGCTGGCGCAGTCTCGTCTTCGGACTCTACACCTTCTGCGTACCGCTCGCGCTCGGCATTCTGGCAGGTTATTACATTATGGGATTCCCGATCTACTCCTCGATCCTGCTTGCCGGACTCTTCGCCTCCCAGACCCTTATAGCCTATCCCATCGTCAGCAAGCTCGGCATCTCGCGCGACAAGGCCGTCACGATCGCCGTCGGCGGCACGGTCATCACCGACACGCTGGCCCTGCTGCTGCTCACGGTGATCGTCGGCATGGCCACAGGCAACGTGGATGAAAGCTTCTGGTGGAGGCTCAGCGCCTCGGTGCTGTTGTGCATCGGCATCATCCTGTTCCTCTTTCCGCTGCTGGCGCACTGGTTCTTCAAACAGTGCAGCGACAACGTATCCCAGTATATCTTCGTGCTGGCGATGGTCTTCCTCGGCGCCTACCTCGCACAGCTCGCGGGGCTGGAACCGATCATCGGCGCCTTCCTCTCCGGTCTGGCCCTCAACCGGCTCATACCCCGCACCTCGCCGCTGATGAACCGCATCGAGTTCGTGGGCAACGCCATCTTCATCCCCTTCTTCCTCATAGGCGTGGGCATGCTCATCGACTACCGGGCCTTCTTCCGCGACTGGGAGAGCATCGAAGTGGCGCTGATCATGATCGTCCTGATCACGGCCGCCAAATACATCGCCGCCTATCTCACGCAGAAGACATTCCGTCTCTCACCGGACCAGCGCACCGTGATCTTCGGACTGAGCAGCGCCCATGTCGCGGCGACGCTCGCGGCGGTGATGGTCGGCTACAACGTCATACTGGGACACACGCCCGACGGCGAGCCGATCCGCCTGTTGAGCGAAAGCGTGCTCAACGGCACGATCCTGATGATTCTGGCCACCTGCACGGTCTCGACCTTCGCCACGCAGCGGGGCGCGCACAACATCGCCATGCGCAATGCGCAGGACGACGACGAACAGCCCCAGCAGGAGGACCACATCCTCATTCCGGTCGCCAACGAGCAGACCGTGAGCGAGCTGGTAAGCCTGAGCACGACCCTCAAGAAGGCCAAATCCCGCAACGGACTCTACGCCCTGAACGCCATCGACAACAAGATCGAGGACCCCACGGTCGAAAAGCGGGGCCGCAAAATCCTCGACACGGCCGCCAAAGCCGCCGCCGCGTCGGACAACTACCTGCAGGCGCTGCTCCGCTACGACGTAAACATCGCCAACGCCATCGTCAGCGTGGTCAAGGAGCGCAGCATCACCGACATCGTGATGGGCATGCACCACGACCGCACGCCGGGCGGTTCTGGCATCGGCCGCATGGCCGCCGACGTGCTGGGACAGAGCAATGTCACCACCTATCTCTACCACCCCGCGCAACCCCTGCCGACCATCAAGCGGCATCTGGTGGTCGTACCGGAGAAGGCCGAAAAGGAGGCCGGGTTCCAGATGTGGATTCAGAAACTGCGCAACATCGCCGACAATTCGGGCGCCCGGATCGTGTTCTACGCCCCGGAAAGCACCATGCAGTACCTGCGCCCCACCCGCGGCAAACGCTCGGCCAAGGCCGAATACGTGGTCTCCAACCCGTGGGACGACCTCACGGCGCTCACTTACGAGACCAAACGCGACGACTGCCTGTGGGTCGTGATGAGCCGCCGCGAGCGGGTCTCCTACCACCCCGCCATGAGCAAGGTCCCCGCCTGCATGGAGCAATTCTTCGCCGACAACAGCTTCGTACTGGTCTACCCCGTACAGGCCGGCGACACGGAGAGCTGGTATATATAA